Proteins encoded by one window of Kwoniella dejecticola CBS 10117 chromosome 9, complete sequence:
- a CDS encoding protoporphyrinogen oxidase, producing MSSSFPRRITILGGGLSGLTTAYRLSQLPQASSSHTRITLIEGWNRLGGWIDSQKHHVEFTNERGELVRGDVTLESGPRSLRPRGSRGAVGMLRLLKDLDLTDHIIPIPFSHSAARNRFLLDTTTSTFHPQLTALPSSLPSLLTSSRRSNLLKGLIPSILSEPFKPKISSSITDESVDSFFSRRFSPSIAQNLASSMVHGIYATSSSDLSVRAAFPILWEKEQRYNSVLLGMFRSTPKTPEEVKEWEELGELGEESKKWSLYGLQGGLGALTTRLYESIKRRGVVDIRSNEMINSIYLPKNTVSNDNAKTIHIHTSKESFETDHIISSISPSKLHSLLQSSSRNPAEAQAQALPHLKANPYTSVGVVNLVYPIASSKLHPEGFGYLIPRPSEGNTASNPHGVLGVIFDSTAVPLSEDLKGVTKITIMMGGPYWSSYKPTLQIPNTSEELISNSINHLETVFPILKEKGIKPILKMGRVNYDCIPTYTPGHGGRMRELHHAIKEGEWGGRLSLVGNGYGGVGLNDCVYSVDNVIAALRNGDILTGLERWESWE from the exons ATGTCGTCCTCATTTCCGAGACGGATAACAATCTTGGGAGGCGGATTATCGGGCTTGACAACAGCGTACAGACTCTCGCAACTCCCTCAAGCATCGAGCAGTCACACTAGGATCACTTTAATTGAAGGCTGGAATAGGCTCGGAGGATGGATCGATTCCCAGAAACATCATGTGGAGTTTACGAATGAGCGTGGAGAGTTGGTCAGGGGAGATGTTACGTTGGAAAGTGGGCCTAGGAGTTTGAGGCCTAGAGGGAGTCGAGGTGCGGTGGGGATGTTGAGGTTG CTCAAGGACCTGGATCTGACCGACCAtatcatacccataccctTCTCACATTCAGCAGCTAGAAATCgtttcctcctcgacacAACCACTTCCACATTCCACCCACAGCTCACGGCTTTACCTTCCTCTTTACCGTCCTTGCTCACTTCTTCTCGCCGGTCAAACCTCCTCAAGGGGCTGATTCCTTCAATACTCTCCGAACCATTCAAGCCGAAAATATCTTCCTCCATAACCGACGAGAGCGTAGACTCATTCTTCAGCCGGCGATTTTCCCCTTCCATAGCGCAGAACTTGGCTTCGTCAATGGTTCATGGGATATACgctacctcttcctctgatctgAGTGTCCGCGCGGCCTTCCCGATCTTGTGGGAGAAAGAACAACGGTATAACTCTGTCCTGTTGGGCATGTTCCGATCGACCCCAAAAACGCCTGAGGAGGTGAAAGAGTGGGAAGAGCTAGGTGAGCTAGGTGAAGAGAGTAAGAAATGGAGTTTGTATGGCCTTCAAGGTGGATTAGGTGCCTTAACGACGAGGTTATACGAATCGATCAAGCGGAGGGGGGTCGTGGATATACGTTCGAATGAAATGATCAATTCGATATACCTCCCGAAAAATACCGTGTCCAATGACAATGCCAAAACAATCCACATTCATACATCCAAAGAAAGCTTTGAGACCGATCATATAatatcttcgatctctcccTCGAAATTACATTCCCTCTTACAGTCCTCCTCCCGGAATCCTGCTGAGGCGCAAGCGCAAGCTTTACCGCACCTAAAGGCAAACCCTTACACTTCAGTGGGCGTAGTTAATCTCGTCTACCCTATCGCTTCATCAAAACTCCATCCAGAGGGATTCGGCTACCTAATCCCGCGGCCCAGCGAAGGCAACACAGCCTCGAACCCTCATGGCGTCCTCGGAGTCATCTTCGACTCAACAGCCGTCCCCCTCTCGGAAGATCTGAAGGGGGTAACCAAAATAACAATAATGATGGGCGGTCCATATTGGTCCTCCTACAAACCCACCTTACAGATCCCCAACACTTCCGAGGAATTGATCAGCAATTCCATAAATCATTTAGAGACTGTCTTCCCGATCctcaaggagaagggtatcaagcCGATCTTGAAGATGGGCAGGGTGAATTACGATTGTATACCGACTTATACACCTGGGCATGGCGGACGGATGAGGGAGTTGCACCACGCGATCAAAGAGGGAGAGTGGGGAGGAAGGCTGAGTTTGGTAGGTAATGGATATGGAGGTGTGGGATTGAATGATTGTGTGTATTCGGTGGATAATGTTATTGCTGCGCTGAGGAATGGGGATATATTGACAGGGTtggagagatgggagagtTGGGAATAA